A stretch of DNA from Cryptomeria japonica chromosome 4, Sugi_1.0, whole genome shotgun sequence:
taaagttttttttcataatcaatctttttcttttttttcatattCTATGTAGTGGCAATATATCAGAACAACTTAAACGGCCCAATTCCATGGGAGTTTGGAAGGCTGTCAGAGTTGCAACAAGTGTATTTGTGGGGAAACCAACTCACTGGAGAAATACCCACCTCACTGGGCAATTGGACTCACCTGCAAAGGCTGGAATTGGCTCGCAACCAACTGAGCGGCACAGTGCCCCTGGAATTCGGGAAAATGCAGCAGCTGAGATGGTTAAGTTTGTCTGACAATCATTTAGTGAGTGGAAGCAGTGGTTTGTCTATTCTAAAAGTGTTAACTAACTGCTCCGGCTTGGAAATCCTTGATTTGGGATCTAATTATCTCACTGGCATCTTGCCCATTTCAATTGGTCGCCTTTCAAATTCACTTTCAGTTTTAGGTTTGTACTCAAATGAAATTGGGGGAAATATACCAGATGAGATTGGTAATCTAACAAACTTGACAACGGTATGCCTAGATGCAAACAGATTCAAAGGGACCATTCCATCTGCACTCAGTAAACTTCCGAATTTGGAGAGACTAACTTTGGACACAAACAATTTACACGGAAGAATTCCAAAAAGTTTTGGCCAATCAAAAAGGCTTGGATTGTTGTCACTCAGTGAGAACATGCTTTCAAGACAAATTCCAGACAGTCTTGGCAAGCTTCCACAATTAAGAAGGCTTTATCTTGATCACAATCAGCTATCAGGGAAAATACCTGCCAGTTTAGGGAGATGCAAGACGCTGGAAATGGTGTACTTGTTGCACAACAAGCTAACAGGAAATATGCCTCCTGAAGTTGCAGGTCTTCAGAATCTCCAATTCTATTTCAACGTTTCCGGATATTTATTGCAAGGTTCTATTTTGGAAATGAGCAAAATGATTATGGTTTTAGCCATAGATGTTtctcaaaacaatttctctggtagCATTCCCAGTGCATTGGCAAGTTGCAAGGGGCTGGAATATCTAAATCTTTCCGGAAATGCATTTGAGGGGCCAATCCCTGCATCACTATCAGATTTGGAAAATCTGAAGTACATGGATCTTTCTTGCAATAATTTGTCGGGTACAATACCGGTGGCTTTCAAAAAGATGAAAATGCTCCAACACCTCAATCTCTCTTCAAACAGGTTAACTGGAGAGGTCCCAAAGAGAGGAGCTTTCGCAACACTTGATGCCTCAGAAGTTATGAAAAGTCTTGGCCTCTGTGGTGGATGGATAAACTTGTCGCCATGCTCTCATCCCAATCACAAACATCCATCAGTCTCCAAAAAGGTAATAATTCCTGTTGTAGTCGGCATTGCAATTTTTATCATGTCTCTTCTACTGGTAGTAGTTTCCTATAGATCATGTAGACATTCCAGTGTCCCTGCTCTTAACGTATGGCCTCCAAAAATTTCATATGAAGAACTTGTAAATGCAACTGGTCGGTTCAATGATGAAAATCTTTTAGGAATGGGCAGTTTTGGATCTGTTTATAAAGGGATTCTAAAGAATGGTAAAAATATTGCTGTTAAAGTTCTCAAGTTGCAAGATGAACATGCTCACCAAAGTTTCAGCAGAGAATGCAATGCATTGAAGAGAGTTCGGCATCGGAATGTAATTAAAATCATTTTAGCATGCTCCAACCTTGATTTTAAAGCTCTAATTCTTGCATTCATGTCAAATGGAAGTTTAGAGAAATGGCTATACCCTCCTGAAGGGGGTATATGCAAATTAAATTTGAGTGATCGATTAAGGTTAGCAATGGAGATAGCACAAGGAATGGCATACCTTCATCATTATTACTTTGTTCAAATGATTCACTGTGACCTCAAGCCCAGCAATGTTCTATTAGGAGATGACATGACTTCATACATAGCAGATTTTGGCCTTTCCAACATTATTTTTGCAAATTCCATGGATTCTTTGACTTCTACAGATGCACTTAAAGGATCTGTTGGCTACATTGCACCGGGTACAGATTTCTTGCTATTGAACTATACAATTTCACTAGTTTTCTTTGTTTATCTTATAAACCATTGAAGGCATCAAATGACTAATAAGTAACTTATTCTTCTTTAATTGTTATTATAGAGTATGGAATGGGTGGAAATCTTACTACGAAAGGAGATGTGTACAGTTATGGAATTTTGATTTTAGAGTTGTTGACAAGGAAGAGACCAACAGAGGATATATTCGGTGAAGGAATGAATCTACAAAAATGGATAGAAATGCATTTTCCTAATAGAATCTCAGATGTGGTGGATAATTCTCTGCTAATAGATGCTCATGAATCAGAGACATCAATAGTAATGGAATGCCTTACTCAATTTATACAGATTGGGCTGTTTTGCACAAGGGAGTCACCTCAAGAGCAACCTGATATGACTAAGATAATtgatatattaaatacaattaGAGGTGCATTTCTTGGTACCCCTAAAAATCCTCAATTACCAATAGATATCACACCTTTTATTGATAATGAAAGAAATATGAAAATGCCTAAGAAAGAAAATAGGGGAAGTTCATCTCTGTCTACATCCTAAGCCAAAAGAATTTTTCTTGCTTTATTTATTGTCGAATCCAAAACACATGATGTCTTAATGTATCATTTTGGATAGTATAGTCTATTGTGAGTAGATGAAATAATGTTATAATATTTTTTGCTTGTGCTACATATATGGTATACTACTGTGACATGATTTAGGTTCTCCCATTTGAAATTGTGAGTGGatgtgatgtattttggacataTCAATCATCTCAATATATGGTTAAATATATATATCTTAATTGAATCGAAAATCTCATTaaagagatatatagatatataatagAATCGAATATCTCATTAAAGAGATATATAGTTTTTCTTATTATTAAATATGAAATATTTTGTTGTATTACTTATATATTACTGATATTAGATTTCTCCAATTTATGATTCTAATTGCTCTTACTTTTGAATTGGACTATGTTATTATTTTTTGTATCAATGTCTGGGATCACATtgcatgatccatcatcagaacaACAAAGAACTTAGAGAGACATAAGATgaataatttatattaatttttgaaTGCTAAATAAttgttaaatttatattatttttttacaatattataaaaaaatatttagaaatcaATGGTTTGTTCTAAATTCTATACATCTCAAAACTACCAAAATCTATATCAATTGCCATTGTTAAACGAAAAACTAAAAGACTATACACAGTATAAGGAGAATACTATTGTTAACAGAAAGtgaaattttaaaactttaagtcTACAAAATCAACCTTCTATAAATATTTCATTGCAAATTAGTACAGCACGGAGGACAGACATAAGATTGAGCGGGTGAAAAATTCTCTTTTCTTTCCACAAAAAAACTCTGTGAGAGATGACATGATTACACCATTCTGTACATCATCATTAACAATGCTATTTTCAGAAGAAGCAGAGTAAGTGGTCATTGTATATATACACTGTACAGTTAAAGTCACATGTTGCTATCATATCACTATAGTGGAGATTATAGTGCATCCCATGAGCATTATAGTGGAGATATGATTCATTCCCACTCTTTCTCAGTATATAAGAGTGGCTAAGTTCAATCCTTTGAGGGGGAAATTAAAGACATCAAGGATTGCATCAGATATATTATTGAACAACAATGCCTCTCCAGTTATTGAGGTGTTTGGGAAGGTGGGGATGGCAAGACCTACCTTCTTCGGCATGTTTACAGCAACATAAAAGAAAGGTATGAGAAAACTATTTGGCTTTCAGTTTCTCAGCCTTATTATATTTCCAAGTTGCAATGTTTACAGCAGCATTAGTTGCAATGCGAAAGCAAGGAAAGAGGTGTCTTGTGATTTTAGATTAGATTAGGTTAATTTCAAAAACAAAGATAAGAATTAACAGTTCAAAATATTATTATACAAAAAATTAATTGTAATGGATTAGAGTATTTTGTTCTTAAATTAATGATGAAATATTGATGTGTAGACTGGTATATTTAGCTGATTTAATGATGATATATTTGACATTTCATGCACCACCACATTTTGCTCAAGGATCCAAGCAATCTTATTTGTACATGAAAGTATTGCTTTTATACTACTTCGGAATTGTGTTtgtatcctcttttgttttgtTCATCAATACTTTTATGCTTTTTAATGTGAGATTCTTTAGATTTTGGAGGATAAGATTTTTTGAATAATAACTTTTGAGTTCTTACtttcttttatatatatgtgtgtgttagaATTCATGCATGAAGTTTATGCTTCATATGACATATCGTTTAGTAGTTTTATAAATTTCTATAGTATTAACTGACTTAATCAAATATTGGATTATagagaattttttaatttttaactatCTTTCCTCCCTAAATAAATTTAACATATTGGTGTAAAACAAAAGGAATAGTCTCACATTGTTTTGTCCTTGGTCTTTCAAGTAATATGCATTTTGCAacctaaatataaataatattattgtaAATAATATAAAGAGGGAACATAATTGCTCACTGGTCTTTTGCTGTACTTTTCTCTAGCTGTTGTCTTTTGTGCTGACCTTTTGCTGCCTTTCTTTCTTCGTTTTGtcctttcttgcttctctaatgcttttctttatgCTATGTatgtgggtttcgggtcccttaaaacctgtttttccttaatcaaaaacataattgcTCAAGGAATGAGAAATAGTTGAGATAGATGTAAATATTTAATGATAAAGtgaaatttactaaaaataaagGAGGGTCTTGCAAATCTACATAATCATGCCTCCTATCTTTATAAAGGATATAGATGAGAATGGAAATATTGACCATATGATCTTAGTATTCTTTTTGTATATCTGAGTTATAATATGGACCTATTAAGTATATAGAAGTTTTAGTGCATATATGTGTCTAGATTTATTACTATGTAAGTGATTGTTGTTTCTTTTTTACCGTGTTTCACAGGTAGATCTCACATAAGATTTCAAATCCCTCATGTACCTTAGGTGAGTAGCCTCTAAAATGACATGTCAATGAGCCAAGTTATCTAAATGCTTAACAATTAGTCTTATACATGAATATGAATTGTGGCCAATATTTTGGCTCCATTACTAGGACCATGTGTTGATCTATGTGCAATATGAAGTATGTGGCAAGTAACACATGGCGATGCCAATTAGTGATTTAGAGTAAAATGTTTGGAGTATACATGCCAAGAGGGGCTAGTTGATGAATTGCCACATGAATGGTGTTACAAATATATGTTGTATGATGATATATATGGAGATTTCTTTGTAGAGATGCCATGTTATTTGTTTAAATGGTTATCGTTATGGTATGCTTGTTTTGGAGAGGATAATAGCATACTAAAACTATAATATCTGACTCACAAACACATGTCCATGTCACAAGTTTAATTTGGACTAGTGACATGGACATGTGTTTGTGAGTCATCATagaaaattggatctttgaatttTCAATTACCAACTATTCTTTTTTTGATAAAGGTGCTTACTAAGTTTCTAACCCCATATCAAAAAATATTGAATCAAACACACTATGGGTAAATATATTGTTGGTTGATAAGTGGATCAAGACACTCAATAAGGAGTAGTCTTAAACCACATGATGAGAGAATATAATGTATAGTCAAAGGAAGTTATAGAATATAATGTTGAGAGAAGTTCAATCAAAGACATAAGGCCATAATCGCTAGAAGGACATGATGCACATGAAGAAAGGAATACCATAGAAGAGGGAATGTGAAGAAACCCTTATGGTAAtaaattatcattaaaataaattctTTGCATGGAAGGATAGGACCAGATGAAGTCATGGGAAAACACATCTATGAGGTGTGTGTGTACATTGCACCTAGACAAACACAATGTCGTTTAACATGTGCACTCTAATCAATAAAATCTCAACCTTATCTCAAAATTCTTATCAATGTAGGTTTAACCCAATAAAGACCTCACAACTATAAATGTATTTCGCCACTTTAGGCTTCTTTCCCTATAACCTTACTCCCTATTGTCAAAGCTTTTGGAGATTGTACAACCTTAATGGCATATGGGGTTGTCCCAATAACAACCTCACAATTATAAATGTACTTCACCACTTTGGACTTCTCACCCTCTAACCGTTCTCCCCATTGTCAAAGTTTTCAAAGCATGTACATCCTTATAAGTcaccctcatctcacaattattATCAATATGGAGTAAACCCAATAACAACCCACTCCCATATGGTTAAGTAGaatattttatgtttttgattaagcaaaaacaggttttgaggggacccgaaaccccttacatcaTAATCCAAAGATAGATCATTAAAGCAACTGGACCAAGATTAACAACAAAGAAACAGAACAGGCTACAAGAGAAAATGACAACAGAGACACAGCAGCCAGAGAAAAGAACGGCAAAAAACTAGCGAGCTGCTGGCAAACACAACAACTAAAAACCATGACTAGTTACATGAAAATATTGAGACCATCAGTAGCCTCTTTCTCCAGCATCATCATTGTCTTTGCAGCTTCCTTGAGGTCGAGAAGATCCTGAGGCAAAGGTACCTGCACAGCCTTGGTGCTTTGTTTGGTCCTCCTCATAGTGTGAGGGATATCCTTCGAGCTAGAGACCCCAGCATCCATATCCAGATCTACAAAGTTCCTTTCATTATGCATCTTCTCCAATCTAGCCACCATAGCCAACATATTGGTAGGAGACACTCTCAGCATAGCTACACTATTCTCCATGATCTTCTTGAGAGCAGTctcaattttctacattttcaggCTAATCTCCCCAAACTTTTCATCATATCTATTCTTAAAAATCTCAATAGCCTCACCATTTTTTTTAAAGCACTCCAACATCattcttttttcatcttctttctatAGGGCACACTCATTGCTCTCTGAAGCAcatccttttcccttgtccttaatTCTCACCTGACCCTCTTTCTCCAAAACCCCTTCAACCCTTTCCAGCTTAGCTAAGGTAGTTCTCTGCTTGAAATGAAGAGTCTTAATTTCATGGAACAACCAACATTGGAAGCAATACATATCAACTGAGGCACTTCTAGTAGTTCCCAAAATATCGAGCATTATTTTAGGCTTGTCTTGTAAATCCTGGGAGTTGAAATCCATCGGTTCCATTTCCTGGTTTTCAAAAAATTTAGGAGGCTGCTCACCCCCCATATTAGAATCAGATTAAATTAACTTCTTACCCTTCCACTTGGGTTTAACCTTGTAACTAGAGGTTTCCTCTGCCGATGAAACATCATTGTTCCTCTTGGGGATTCTGAGCCTCTTCTTAGGGGGGGTAGAGGCGACGTCCTTAACCTTAGACTTAGAGTCATCAGAACCATCACTAGGGTGTAATCATCATCTTTATCTTCCAAACTATCCTTCACCCTATTAACCCTAGCTTCAAAGTGCTCATAAATTAAAAGGATTAATCCCTAATGAGCCAAAGGGCTCGACTTAAGGTTCTTAATGTGGTCAGCGAGACAATCATTTAGGGAAGAAACCAGATAATAAGGAAAGGAAACCTTATTCGCATATCTAAAATGATTGAGAAACACAAAATGGTAGCTATAGACTTTAGTAAACCTCTCATCAACTGTAACAAATTCCATTATCAGGGCAAGtacaaggtaatgagtcacaaattcgtggaagtctacgcattggaaaacgtgctcttataaacgggggcccgtttatgcttcgggctcccgagccgaaaggtaacgggagtctgaagcaaaaaaaaatgggcccccgttttgttctaaaatgggggcccgcttttaaacaaaacgggggcccgtttctaaaaaatgggcccccgtttctaaatggcatttttccttttttttccacaagccgctcttgtttgaaaacgggggcccattttgtggaagttgattccacaacccgccacttggctcaggattaggcctgggataggcctgggatggccacacctgagacatggacctgcaaattcaaatctccatgaatgaaagcacaaatatgaacttcagaaatagtttacgtgcctctaatcaaaaattttttatacaaaattaaaacccatttcagattatactatctagattctaaatatgtaaatttatttaaaaattgattattttaactatttttcatttaatttatactaaatcgggtccataaatttgaaatattaactaattttgttaatttaataacttttttattttaaagaattttggaaaaaaaattatatgtcatcaatctacacaaaattcttttgtatttaaaaaaaaaaaatataaaaaaatgttaagtttacatcaaattatgtgggtcgtacacgtcaaatttttaaaaagataattacggccattaaaaaattaatttaaaaaaaaatattagaaaacaaaatacagaaaaatatgctcatcaatcttcagtgtgttacaaaccgtttcccaaaacggtttgagaaaataattttaattgtgtcaaaaagtgtgggttgtacacatgcatggtatggtcctgaaacaggcatttttaaaacatagttttcagaactccattcaaaaagttattttttattatgtgggtattaaaataaattacatatttggaaagtacactcagagggctatcttttatattactaactttttccaagattcaatctctaagtgtttcaaaatttaagctcaaatgagacaaaatctgaaaatcagggaaaacacttccactttttggccaaaaagtggactcatcttcttgcactgacccatcactttcaacattttactCCAGAAACGGTTTACCCGGTTGGGAGCGAAGTAAGTTTTGTCGTTCTTGACAAGcctctccttttcatcttcattcttAGGAAATGTTTTCACTGCATTGTCAAAGAATTTTCTATCCTTGAAGAATTTGGCCCATTCCATCGACAACCCTGTAACCTTCGTAACCAATTTCTCATCCAACTTCACCGTCTACCCAAACAAAGTGATTTTCTTTTTGTTCCATCCCTTAACAAAGAGTTTGGAAACATGGTCCTTTTTACCATGTAATTTCTCCATATACCCTGTTAGCCTTCCTTTCTATAATATTCTCCACACTTTTTGTTCCTTCTTCCAACCTTCACAGCTCGTTGGCTCATTCTTGTTAATATTGTCCCCCATTGTTTCAGCAGTTCCAACAACTCTTCCTTCACCTAAGAAAAAAGAGACTCTGCAATACCAACAGAGAAACACAGAGCCAAGGCACAAAGTACAATTAATCGCCCACAAAGTGTATGGGGTAGTCCACCTCATGCAATCTACAAACTTCCCACCATCCCGACCATCATTAATGAAGCAACTCAATCTAAGGGCCATCATGACATAATAAGAGAGTAACCTTTCCATTAATGTGATCAAAAAATAATTTCTCCTTAGCCTCTAAAGATATATTGCTTTCACCTTGCCACATGATAGGGGTCGATAAATTAACTCCTATGTTGGCAAAAGTGTCTACCACCTTATTGTTGGAATCACCATTGCCGTTACACCA
This window harbors:
- the LOC131875105 gene encoding putative leucine-rich repeat receptor-like serine/threonine-protein kinase At2g24130, coding for MPPTEQILQNTLEHSSSMEIDIYDDKGKAHHMHPKIPSRILSKGKDLREFHYMIHQRQWVLDEQALKEVAIYQNNLNGPIPWEFGRLSELQQVYLWGNQLTGEIPTSLGNWTHLQRLELARNQLSGTVPLEFGKMQQLRWLSLSDNHLVSGSSGLSILKVLTNCSGLEILDLGSNYLTGILPISIGRLSNSLSVLGLYSNEIGGNIPDEIGNLTNLTTVCLDANRFKGTIPSALSKLPNLERLTLDTNNLHGRIPKSFGQSKRLGLLSLSENMLSRQIPDSLGKLPQLRRLYLDHNQLSGKIPASLGRCKTLEMVYLLHNKLTGNMPPEVAGLQNLQFYFNVSGYLLQGSILEMSKMIMVLAIDVSQNNFSGSIPSALASCKGLEYLNLSGNAFEGPIPASLSDLENLKYMDLSCNNLSGTIPVAFKKMKMLQHLNLSSNRLTGEVPKRGAFATLDASEVMKSLGLCGGWINLSPCSHPNHKHPSVSKKVIIPVVVGIAIFIMSLLLVVVSYRSCRHSSVPALNVWPPKISYEELVNATGRFNDENLLGMGSFGSVYKGILKNGKNIAVKVLKLQDEHAHQSFSRECNALKRVRHRNVIKIILACSNLDFKALILAFMSNGSLEKWLYPPEGGICKLNLSDRLRLAMEIAQGMAYLHHYYFVQMIHCDLKPSNVLLGDDMTSYIADFGLSNIIFANSMDSLTSTDALKGSVGYIAPEYGMGGNLTTKGDVYSYGILILELLTRKRPTEDIFGEGMNLQKWIEMHFPNRISDVVDNSLLIDAHESETSIVMECLTQFIQIGLFCTRESPQEQPDMTKIIDILNTIRGAFLGTPKNPQLPIDITPFIDNERNMKMPKKENRGSSSLSTS